A genome region from Eurosta solidaginis isolate ZX-2024a chromosome 2, ASM4086904v1, whole genome shotgun sequence includes the following:
- the LOC137242723 gene encoding uncharacterized protein encodes MELRSAKRNYYKTTLVSLGLYEDGMELEEMKQMMHALEESQLVCDTVLFETDFERARKKNEGSPETASEKFIVEAIVHHELNWSPPLQERELDLCLVLENENYNNIHIEKRKSIENEDGSWDIKRSRQPFTSSPKSSNESLRRSAEWQSEYQVPEEYDSDPSF; translated from the exons ATGGAGTTAAGGAGTGCTAAAAGAAACTACTATAAAACTACTTTAGTTA GTTTAGGTCTATACGAGGATGGTATGGAACTCGAGGAGATGAAGCAAATGATGCATGCACTTGAAGAATCGCAGCTGGTATGCGATACAGTGCTTTTCGAAACTGATTTCGAAAGGGCACGTAAG AAAAATGAAGGGAGTCCAGAAACAGCTTCAGAAAAATTTATCGTAGAAGCTATTGTGCACCATGAGCTGAACTGGAGTCCACCACTACAAGAACGGGAACTCGATCTGTGTTTAGTATTAGAAAACGAAAACTATAATAACATCCATATCGAGAAGCGGAAGTCTATAGAGAATGAAGATGGTTCTTGGGATATTAAACGGTCTAGGCAGCCGTTCACTTCTTCACCTAAATCTTCAAATGAAAGTTTAAGACGTAGTGCGGAATGGCAGTCCGAATATCAAGTTCCTGAGGAGTATGATTCAGATCcatcattttaa